In the Clostridium beijerinckii genome, one interval contains:
- a CDS encoding rubredoxin produces the protein MKKYVCEVCGYIYDPELGDPDGGIAPHVDFNDLPDYWVCPICAFNKDNFSVLE, from the coding sequence ATGAAAAAATATGTTTGTGAAGTATGCGGATATATTTATGATCCAGAACTTGGAGATCCTGATGGTGGAATTGCTCCACATGTAGATTTTAATGATTTGCCTGATTATTGGGTATGTCCCATTTGCGCTTTTAACAAAGATAATTTTTCTGTACTAGAATAA
- the pflB gene encoding formate C-acetyltransferase produces MFKQWEGFKNGTWQEGIDVRNFIQKNYKLYEGDGSFLEEKTERTSKVWDKAYALIVEEVKKGIIDVATDIVSGIDNYDPGYIDRDNEVIVGLQTDAPLKRIVNPFGGMRMVQSSLKEYGYELDPEINKNFSKYRKTHNEGVFDAYTKEIRAARSAGLLTGLPDAYGRGRIIGDYRRVALYGIDYLIEEKKKDLDNLNGDMLDELVRRREEVSMQIRALGEVKSMAVKYGIDISKPASNAREAAQHLYFGYLAGIKENNGAATSFGRTSTFLDIYIERDLEAGLITEKEAQEIVDQLIIKLRLVRHLRTPEYNELFGGDPTWVTESIGGMGINGKPLVTKNSFRYLHTLINLGTSAEPNLTVLWSDKLPESFKKYCAEISIKTDSIQYENDEVMRPVYGDDYAIACCVSAMKVGKQMQFFGARANIAKSLLYAINGGVDELKGIKVVPGIEKLTDEEILNFDKVKANYFKVLEYVAKVYVDTMNIIHFMHDKYAYEASQMALHDTAVERLMAFGIAGLSVAIDSLSAIKYAKVKPIRNEEGITVDFEVEGDFPKYGNDDDRADDLGVELVTKFSGELKKHPLYRDAKHTLSALTITSNVMYGKKTGTTPDGRKKGEPLAPGANPMHGRDINGALASLNSVAKIPYNEICQDGVSNTFSIVPDALGKNEDQKITNLVAILDGYFTQGAHHLNVNVLNRQTLIDAMENPDKYPTLTIRVSGYAVNFSRLSKEQQLEVISRTFHESI; encoded by the coding sequence ATGTTTAAACAATGGGAAGGATTCAAAAACGGAACATGGCAAGAGGGTATTGATGTAAGAAACTTTATACAAAAAAATTATAAATTATACGAGGGTGATGGAAGTTTCTTAGAAGAGAAAACAGAAAGGACAAGCAAAGTCTGGGACAAAGCTTATGCCTTAATAGTTGAGGAAGTAAAAAAGGGAATAATTGATGTTGCTACAGATATAGTATCAGGGATAGATAATTATGATCCTGGGTATATAGATAGAGATAACGAAGTTATAGTTGGGCTTCAAACAGATGCACCACTTAAGAGAATAGTAAATCCATTTGGTGGAATGAGAATGGTTCAAAGTTCATTAAAGGAATATGGATATGAACTTGATCCAGAAATTAATAAGAATTTTTCAAAATACAGAAAGACTCACAACGAAGGTGTATTTGATGCGTATACAAAAGAAATAAGAGCAGCGAGAAGTGCTGGATTATTAACAGGCCTACCAGATGCATACGGTAGAGGAAGAATAATAGGTGATTATAGAAGAGTAGCTCTTTATGGTATAGATTACTTAATAGAAGAAAAGAAAAAGGATCTTGATAATCTAAATGGTGATATGCTTGATGAATTAGTAAGAAGAAGAGAAGAAGTCTCAATGCAGATCAGAGCTTTAGGCGAAGTAAAATCAATGGCAGTAAAGTATGGAATTGATATATCTAAACCAGCATCAAATGCAAGAGAAGCAGCACAACATTTATACTTTGGTTACTTAGCAGGAATTAAGGAAAACAATGGAGCTGCAACATCCTTTGGAAGAACTTCAACTTTCTTAGATATATACATTGAAAGGGATTTAGAAGCCGGATTAATTACAGAAAAAGAAGCCCAGGAAATAGTTGATCAATTAATCATAAAGTTAAGATTGGTTAGACACTTAAGAACTCCAGAATACAATGAATTATTCGGGGGAGATCCAACTTGGGTAACTGAATCAATTGGTGGTATGGGTATAAATGGTAAACCGCTTGTAACTAAGAATTCATTTAGATATCTTCATACATTAATAAATCTAGGAACATCAGCAGAACCAAACTTAACAGTTTTATGGTCAGATAAACTTCCAGAAAGCTTTAAGAAATATTGTGCAGAAATATCAATAAAAACAGATTCAATTCAATATGAAAATGATGAAGTTATGAGACCGGTTTATGGTGATGATTATGCAATAGCTTGCTGCGTATCAGCTATGAAGGTTGGTAAACAAATGCAATTCTTTGGAGCTAGAGCAAATATAGCTAAATCACTTTTATATGCCATAAATGGTGGAGTAGATGAATTAAAAGGTATTAAGGTAGTGCCAGGAATTGAAAAGCTTACAGACGAAGAAATTCTTAATTTTGATAAAGTAAAAGCAAATTACTTCAAAGTATTAGAGTATGTAGCAAAAGTTTATGTAGATACAATGAACATAATCCACTTTATGCATGATAAATACGCTTATGAAGCAAGTCAAATGGCTCTTCATGATACAGCAGTAGAAAGATTAATGGCATTTGGTATTGCAGGTCTATCAGTAGCAATAGATTCATTATCAGCTATAAAATATGCAAAAGTTAAACCAATTAGAAATGAAGAAGGTATAACTGTAGATTTTGAAGTTGAAGGAGATTTCCCTAAATACGGAAATGATGATGACAGAGCAGATGATTTAGGCGTAGAATTAGTAACTAAATTCTCTGGAGAGCTTAAGAAACATCCACTATACAGAGATGCAAAACATACATTATCAGCGCTAACAATCACATCAAATGTAATGTATGGTAAGAAGACAGGGACAACTCCAGATGGAAGAAAGAAAGGTGAACCTTTAGCACCAGGAGCAAATCCAATGCATGGAAGAGATATTAATGGAGCATTAGCATCACTTAACTCAGTAGCTAAAATACCATATAATGAAATTTGCCAAGATGGTGTATCGAATACATTCTCAATCGTTCCAGATGCACTTGGAAAAAATGAAGATCAAAAGATAACTAACCTAGTTGCAATATTAGATGGATATTTCACTCAAGGGGCTCATCACTTAAATGTTAATGTTCTTAATAGACAAACATTGATAGATGCTATGGAAAATCCTGATAAATACCCAACACTTACAATCAGAGTTTCAGGGTATGCTGTTAACTTCAGTAGATTATCAAAAGAACAGCAATTAGAAGTTATAAGCAGAACATTCCATGAAAGTATTTAG